From a region of the Mucilaginibacter auburnensis genome:
- a CDS encoding DNA-3-methyladenine glycosylase family protein produces MGVAINQFNADNFHIICDELANNDAQLGTIIKTYGYPPMWSRPNTFESLVHIILEQQVSLASALSALNKIREHLQEITPARVLLLTDDEFRACYCSRQKTAYIKYLAEAIVSGQINLVALEEMPDDEVRLRLTALKGIGNWTVDVYLMFVLQRADAFPVGDLAAINALKQIKKLPASTSKEQLLAIAEAWRPYRTIATMMLWHHYLSLRVKL; encoded by the coding sequence ATGGGTGTTGCTATAAACCAATTTAACGCGGACAACTTTCACATCATTTGCGATGAATTAGCAAATAACGACGCTCAGCTCGGCACCATCATAAAAACATACGGCTATCCACCCATGTGGAGCAGGCCGAATACTTTTGAATCATTAGTACATATTATTTTAGAGCAGCAGGTTTCGCTGGCTTCTGCACTATCGGCATTAAATAAAATACGTGAGCACTTGCAGGAAATAACGCCTGCGCGTGTTTTGCTGCTAACAGATGATGAATTCAGGGCCTGTTATTGTAGCCGTCAAAAAACAGCTTACATTAAGTATTTAGCCGAAGCCATAGTTAGCGGACAAATTAACCTTGTCGCATTGGAAGAAATGCCTGATGATGAAGTAAGGTTGAGACTAACCGCATTAAAGGGCATTGGCAACTGGACGGTTGATGTTTACCTCATGTTTGTTCTTCAGCGTGCCGATGCATTTCCAGTTGGTGATCTGGCCGCTATTAATGCGTTAAAACAAATAAAAAAACTACCCGCAAGCACATCAAAAGAGCAATTACTGGCAATAGCTGAAGCGTGGCGGCCTTACCGAACTATTGCTACAATGATGCTTTGGCATCACTATCTTTCACTACGCGTTAAACTATAA
- the bshA gene encoding N-acetyl-alpha-D-glucosaminyl L-malate synthase BshA translates to MKIGIVCYPTFGGSGVVATELGKALADNGHQVHFITYNQPARLDFFSENLFYHEVAVANYPLFDYAPYEVALASRLVDVVRFEKLDVLHVHYAIPHASAAFMAKQILQTYGIYIPVVTTLHGTDITLVGKDRTYKPVVTFSINKSDGVTAVSENLRKDTFEFFEIENDIRVIPNFIDLTRFSLKPKDHFKKAIAPNGEKILVHTSNFRKVKRTEDVVKIFAKIRKKIPSKLLMVGDGGERSSCEQLCRDLGVAEDTRFLGKQDAIEEILSVSDLFLMPSQSESFGLAALEAMACKVPVISSNTGGLPELNVDGVTGFLSDVGDVDDMADKSIYILEDDERLATFKENALARAKEFELSKILPLYENYYAEVIEKSLSAKA, encoded by the coding sequence ATGAAAATCGGAATTGTTTGCTATCCAACCTTTGGCGGTAGCGGCGTGGTGGCCACCGAACTTGGCAAAGCTTTGGCCGATAACGGTCATCAGGTACATTTCATCACCTATAATCAGCCCGCCCGACTTGATTTTTTTTCCGAAAATCTTTTCTACCACGAGGTGGCAGTAGCTAACTATCCGCTTTTTGATTACGCTCCCTACGAAGTTGCGTTAGCCAGCAGGTTAGTTGATGTGGTGCGTTTTGAAAAGTTAGACGTATTACACGTTCACTATGCTATTCCGCACGCTTCGGCTGCGTTTATGGCTAAACAGATACTGCAAACCTACGGCATTTACATTCCTGTGGTTACCACCCTGCATGGCACTGATATTACGTTAGTAGGGAAAGACCGTACCTACAAGCCTGTTGTTACTTTCTCTATCAATAAATCCGACGGTGTAACAGCTGTATCAGAAAACCTTAGAAAAGACACCTTTGAGTTTTTTGAAATTGAGAATGATATAAGGGTGATACCTAACTTTATTGATCTTACACGTTTCAGTTTAAAACCTAAGGACCACTTTAAAAAAGCTATCGCGCCGAATGGCGAAAAAATACTTGTCCATACCTCAAACTTCCGTAAGGTAAAACGTACCGAAGATGTGGTAAAAATATTTGCCAAGATCCGCAAAAAAATACCGTCAAAACTATTGATGGTAGGCGACGGCGGCGAGCGTTCATCATGCGAGCAACTTTGCCGTGACCTTGGTGTTGCCGAAGACACCCGCTTTTTAGGCAAACAGGATGCCATTGAAGAGATACTTTCAGTATCTGACCTGTTCCTGATGCCATCACAATCAGAAAGTTTTGGCTTAGCCGCTTTAGAAGCTATGGCTTGTAAAGTACCGGTTATTAGCTCAAATACCGGTGGTTTACCCGAATTGAACGTAGATGGTGTTACCGGCTTTTTAAGTGATGTTGGCGATGTGGATGACATGGCCGATAAATCTATCTATATCTTAGAGGACGACGAGCGCCTGGCTACTTTTAAAGAGAACGCATTGGCGAGGGCTAAAGAATTTGAACTTTCAAAAATTTTACCACTTTACGAAAACTACTATGCGGAAGTGATAGAGAAGAGCTTATCTGCCAAGGCGTAA